The genomic segment TGCTGTACTATTTTTAGCATCTGAGAATTCAAATTATATTAATGGTGAAACATTGCATGTTAATGGAGGCATGTATATGGCTTGACAATCAAGCGATTTAAACTATTAAGATTTTAAAACAAAAAGGATCAATATGTCAGAAGATGTTTCAAGCAAAGTTAAAAAAATAGTAGCAGATCACTTAGGAATTGATGAAGCAAAAGTGACTGAAGAATCTAGTTTTATAGATGATTTAGGTGCTGATAGCCTAGATACAGTAGAATTAGTAATGGCTTTTGAAGAAGAATTTGGTTCAGAAATTTCTGATAGTGAAGCTGAAAAAATTTTAACAGTTGGTGATGCTGTAAAATTTATTGAAGGCAAAGCAAATTAACAATTTCTTTGAATGCCCACATCAAGTGATGGGATAATGGTTATTCTATCCTCTCCATCTGGAGCTGGGAAAACCACTTTAGTTAATTTATTGGCTAAAGAGAATAATTTTGAGATATCTATATCTCACACAACACGTCAACCTCGCCCAAAAGAAATTCTTAATAAAGATTATTATTTTGTAAATAATGATGAGTTTAAAAGACTAATAAAAAATCAAGAATTTTTAGAGTATGCTAAAGTATTTAATAATTATTACGGTACAACACGAACACCAGTAATTGATAAACTGAATAAAGGCAAAAATGTTTTATTTGATATTGATTGGCAGGGTGCAGATCAAATCAAAAATAAAAAATTAGATTATAAATTAATAACTTTTTTTATTCTGCCACCAAGTAAAAAAATTTTATTTGAAAGATTATCAAACAGAGACATGAAAGATAAATTAATCGCAGAAGAGAGAATGAAGCAATTTGAAAGAGATGTTCTTCATTGGATTAATTACAATTACGTAGTGATTAATGACAATTTAGATAGTTGTTATAGTAAGATAAAAAATTTAATTGAAGCAGAGGTTAATAATGGATCTAAAGATTATGATCCTGAATTTATACGAAACCACGTAGAAAGTTTAACTTCTTAAGTTCTCATATTCTTTTGTTATATTGTAAAAAGTTTCAAAATCTAAATTTTGAGGTCTTAGATTAAGATTAATTTTCAATTTTTCAGCAACATTAATATCACCATTAAATATTTGATTGTAAGGCTTCTTTATCATTTTACGCTTATGCATAAAAAAAATTCTGGTTATTTTTTCTAGGCTTTTTGAATCTTTGAATTTGAAAAAATTTTTTTTAGGTTTGAAAAAAATTAAACTACTATCAATTTTTGGTTTAGGAGAAAAACTAGTTGGTTTTATATCACAAATTTTTTCAACATCTAAACGCCATTGTGATATTATAGATAGTCTACTGTAATTTTTTGAATTAAACTCGCCAATTATTCTATCAGCAACTTCTTTTTGAAACATTAATAATAAATATTTAAACCAATATTGATCTTCTAAATTTAAGATCCATTTACATAAGATTTCAGTTGAAATATTGTATGGTAAATTTCCAAATACAGTCAGTTCTTTATCTAAAATTTTTTTTTCATCTAACTCAAGAATATCATCATTAATTATTACAATCTTTTCATTAAATTTTAATTTTAAATCTTCTGCTAATCGATTGTCTTTTTCAACTACAATTAATTTATTTGGTTCTTTTTTAAGTATTGCTGAAGTTAAATTTCCTGTACCAGGACCAATTTCTAAAATATTTTCACCTTTTATATTTGCAATATTTACAATTCTTTCAATTAAGTTGTTATCAATTAAAAAGTTTTGGCCGAGACTTTTTTTGGCTCTAATCATTTTTTGTCTAAGAACTCTAAAGCTTTAATAAGACTAGTGGGGTTGGATAAATTTTTACCTACCATTTCTTTATTTGGTCCATGATCTGGTGTAGCTCTTAAAAAAGGAAGTCCCATAGTGACATTTATTGCATCGAACTCATAAAGCGCCTTTATTGGTGATAATACTTGATCATGATACATGCCGATTACCACGTCATAAATATTTCTATTTTTGCTACTAAATATTGTATCAGCCGGAAAGGGTCCTTTAACATTAATATTTTTCTTTTTCATATCCTTAATTGCTGGTTTAAGAATATTTTCATCTTCATTAAATCTTAATATACTTTCACAATGTGGATTAAGTCCTGTAACAGCTATTCTTGGTTTTAATTTTAAATATTTTAAATAAAATTCATTAACTAATTTAATTTTTTCT from the Candidatus Pelagibacter sp. HIMB1321 genome contains:
- a CDS encoding acyl carrier protein — encoded protein: MSEDVSSKVKKIVADHLGIDEAKVTEESSFIDDLGADSLDTVELVMAFEEEFGSEISDSEAEKILTVGDAVKFIEGKAN
- the gmk gene encoding guanylate kinase, producing the protein MPTSSDGIMVILSSPSGAGKTTLVNLLAKENNFEISISHTTRQPRPKEILNKDYYFVNNDEFKRLIKNQEFLEYAKVFNNYYGTTRTPVIDKLNKGKNVLFDIDWQGADQIKNKKLDYKLITFFILPPSKKILFERLSNRDMKDKLIAEERMKQFERDVLHWINYNYVVINDNLDSCYSKIKNLIEAEVNNGSKDYDPEFIRNHVESLTS
- the rsmA gene encoding 16S rRNA (adenine(1518)-N(6)/adenine(1519)-N(6))-dimethyltransferase RsmA yields the protein MIRAKKSLGQNFLIDNNLIERIVNIANIKGENILEIGPGTGNLTSAILKKEPNKLIVVEKDNRLAEDLKLKFNEKIVIINDDILELDEKKILDKELTVFGNLPYNISTEILCKWILNLEDQYWFKYLLLMFQKEVADRIIGEFNSKNYSRLSIISQWRLDVEKICDIKPTSFSPKPKIDSSLIFFKPKKNFFKFKDSKSLEKITRIFFMHKRKMIKKPYNQIFNGDINVAEKLKINLNLRPQNLDFETFYNITKEYENLRS